From Hippoglossus stenolepis isolate QCI-W04-F060 chromosome 19, HSTE1.2, whole genome shotgun sequence, the proteins below share one genomic window:
- the LOC118098708 gene encoding 5'-AMP-activated protein kinase subunit gamma-2-like isoform X2 → MSEQDPDDAASASERDIYMRFMKCHRCYDIIPTSSKLVVFDTTLQVKKAFFALVANGVRAAPLWESKNQSFVGMLTITDFINILTRYYKSPMVQIYELEEHKIETWRELYLQETFKPLVHISPDASIFDAVYSLIKNKIHRLPVIDPVSGNALYILTHKRILKFLQLFVCEMPMPAFMNQSLEELGVGTYANIAFIHPDTPLITALSVFTHRRVSALPVVDHHGKVVDIYSKFDVINLAAEKTYNNLDVTVTQALRHRSQYFEGVMKCNKLETLETIVDRIVKAEVHRLVVVDEESRIIGIVSLSDILQALVLIPAGLGRKESLPSQPATLDSTPPETGLDQDQDQDQDQDQDQVQDQDLDQVQDQDEDQVHDQDQDLKQDQDQDQVQDQDEDQVHDQDQDQVQDQDEDQVQAQDQDQVQDQDQDQDQEEDQVQDQDQDQVQD, encoded by the exons ATGTCGGAGCAGGACCCTGATGATGCTG cgtCGGCATCGGAGCGAGACATTTACATGAGATTCATGAAATGTCACAGATGTTATGACATCATCCCGACAAGCTCCAAACTGGTGGTGTTCGACACGACGCTGCAG GTGAAGAAAGCGTTTTTTGCTCTTGTGGCAAACGGAGTGAGAGCTGCTCCACTGTGGGAGAGCAAGAACCAGAGCTTTgtag GGATGTTGACCATCACAGACTTCATCAACATCCTGACCAGATACTACAAATCCCccatg GTTCAGATCTACGAGCTGGAGGAACATAAGATCGAGACGTGGAGAG AGCTGTACCTGCAGGAGACCTTCAAACCGCTGGTCCACATCTCACCTGACGCCag taTATTCGACGCAGTGTACTCgctgataaaaaataaaatccatcgACTTCCTGTCATTGACCCGGTGAGCGGGAACGCGCTCTACATTCTGACACACAAGAGGATCCTCAagttcctgcagctgttt gtgtgtgagaTGCCCATGCCTGCCTTCATGAATCAGTCTCTGGAGGAACTCGGCGTCGGGACGTACGCTAACATCGCCTTCATCCACCCTGACACGCCCCTCATCACCGCGCTGTCCGTCTTCACACACCGCCGCGTCTCCGCCCTGCCAGTCGTggatcaccatg GTAAAGTCGTGGACATCTACTCCAAGTTCGACGTGATT aacCTGGCAGCAGAGAAGACGTACAACAACCTGGACGTGACAGTGACTCAGGCGCTCAGACACAGGTCTCAGTACTTCGAAGGAGTCATGAAGTGCAACAAACTGGAAACACTGGAGACGATAGTGGACCGAATCGTGAAGGCTgag gtTCACAGGCTGGTTGTCGTTGATGAAGAGTCTCGTATCATCGGCATCGTCTCTCTGTCCGACATCCTGCAGGCGCTTGTACTAATCCccgcag gtctTGGGAGGAAAGAGTCTCTCCCCTCTCAGCCGGCGACTCTGGACTCAACACCACCAGAGACAGGACTGGACCAGGACCAAgatcaggaccaggaccaggatcaAGATCAAGTACAGGATCAGGATCTGGATCAGGTCCAGGATCAGGATGAAGATCAGGTTCATGACCAGGATCAGGATCTGAAACAGGATCAGGACCAGGATCAGGTCCAGGATCAGGATGAAGATCAGGTTCATgaccaggatcaggatcaggtcCAGGATCAGGATGAAGATCAGGTCCAGGCCCAGGATCAAGATCAGGTCCAGGATCAAGATCAAGATCAGGATCAGGAGGAAGATCAGGTCCAGGATCAGGATCAAGACCAGGTCCAGGATTAG
- the LOC118098708 gene encoding 5'-AMP-activated protein kinase subunit gamma-2-like isoform X1, whose protein sequence is MLCSLTSTPANHQLLCSHSNKLRDKLGRSVLKSPWQPAIASASERDIYMRFMKCHRCYDIIPTSSKLVVFDTTLQVKKAFFALVANGVRAAPLWESKNQSFVGMLTITDFINILTRYYKSPMVQIYELEEHKIETWRELYLQETFKPLVHISPDASIFDAVYSLIKNKIHRLPVIDPVSGNALYILTHKRILKFLQLFVCEMPMPAFMNQSLEELGVGTYANIAFIHPDTPLITALSVFTHRRVSALPVVDHHGKVVDIYSKFDVINLAAEKTYNNLDVTVTQALRHRSQYFEGVMKCNKLETLETIVDRIVKAEVHRLVVVDEESRIIGIVSLSDILQALVLIPAGLGRKESLPSQPATLDSTPPETGLDQDQDQDQDQDQDQVQDQDLDQVQDQDEDQVHDQDQDLKQDQDQDQVQDQDEDQVHDQDQDQVQDQDEDQVQAQDQDQVQDQDQDQDQEEDQVQDQDQDQVQD, encoded by the exons ATGCTTTGCAGCTTGACATCCACACCTGCCAACCATCAGCTGTTGTGTAGTCACAGCAACAAGCTTAGAGACAAGCTTGGCCGATCAGTGTTGaagtcaccatggcaaccagcaatcg cgtCGGCATCGGAGCGAGACATTTACATGAGATTCATGAAATGTCACAGATGTTATGACATCATCCCGACAAGCTCCAAACTGGTGGTGTTCGACACGACGCTGCAG GTGAAGAAAGCGTTTTTTGCTCTTGTGGCAAACGGAGTGAGAGCTGCTCCACTGTGGGAGAGCAAGAACCAGAGCTTTgtag GGATGTTGACCATCACAGACTTCATCAACATCCTGACCAGATACTACAAATCCCccatg GTTCAGATCTACGAGCTGGAGGAACATAAGATCGAGACGTGGAGAG AGCTGTACCTGCAGGAGACCTTCAAACCGCTGGTCCACATCTCACCTGACGCCag taTATTCGACGCAGTGTACTCgctgataaaaaataaaatccatcgACTTCCTGTCATTGACCCGGTGAGCGGGAACGCGCTCTACATTCTGACACACAAGAGGATCCTCAagttcctgcagctgttt gtgtgtgagaTGCCCATGCCTGCCTTCATGAATCAGTCTCTGGAGGAACTCGGCGTCGGGACGTACGCTAACATCGCCTTCATCCACCCTGACACGCCCCTCATCACCGCGCTGTCCGTCTTCACACACCGCCGCGTCTCCGCCCTGCCAGTCGTggatcaccatg GTAAAGTCGTGGACATCTACTCCAAGTTCGACGTGATT aacCTGGCAGCAGAGAAGACGTACAACAACCTGGACGTGACAGTGACTCAGGCGCTCAGACACAGGTCTCAGTACTTCGAAGGAGTCATGAAGTGCAACAAACTGGAAACACTGGAGACGATAGTGGACCGAATCGTGAAGGCTgag gtTCACAGGCTGGTTGTCGTTGATGAAGAGTCTCGTATCATCGGCATCGTCTCTCTGTCCGACATCCTGCAGGCGCTTGTACTAATCCccgcag gtctTGGGAGGAAAGAGTCTCTCCCCTCTCAGCCGGCGACTCTGGACTCAACACCACCAGAGACAGGACTGGACCAGGACCAAgatcaggaccaggaccaggatcaAGATCAAGTACAGGATCAGGATCTGGATCAGGTCCAGGATCAGGATGAAGATCAGGTTCATGACCAGGATCAGGATCTGAAACAGGATCAGGACCAGGATCAGGTCCAGGATCAGGATGAAGATCAGGTTCATgaccaggatcaggatcaggtcCAGGATCAGGATGAAGATCAGGTCCAGGCCCAGGATCAAGATCAGGTCCAGGATCAAGATCAAGATCAGGATCAGGAGGAAGATCAGGTCCAGGATCAGGATCAAGACCAGGTCCAGGATTAG